A genomic window from Polaribacter gangjinensis includes:
- a CDS encoding transglycosylase domain-containing protein: MNLQLINLKTFFKEKINFIIKNPFKSALYGFLSIIFLLTFIFILTYLGAFGKIPKEAELKNLKNPITSTLYSSQKTVLATYFLQNRSNIDSTELNNYLIDALVATEDVRFYEHKGIDYKSYARVIIKSLLLQQGKGGGSTITQQIAKNIFGRKKQYVLSTLINKMREVIIARRLESVYTKNELLVLYFNTVSFGENLYGIEKASQRFFNRTPKKLSLAECATLVGVLKAPSFYNPRTQPERSENRRNVVLNQMVKYGYITEKEAEKQKKPLKLRYVPPAKISSIANYYKEFVKSEFNAWAEKNPTKEGHIYDLELDGLKIYTTINPSVQTYAENAMKRNMDRLQNLMDLYWTSATTQGGKEAFIKKLINNHSEVKALRAANKSEAEIQQFVSNKKLRKYWEIGEGYQNKIQSLQDSIISAINRLHTGILVMNSRNGAILGYLGGIDYGFSQYDQIQNKKQVGSTFKPITYLAGLESGIDPCDFFDNQPITYKKYDNWKPRNANGSYGGSFSTYGALANSVNTASVAIQLRAGTNRVLEQARKMGIEAKIPKVPSIVLGTADISLYEMVKAYASISNGGNQVNPYIIDRIEDHNGVVLYKATPKYNGRVASYNSIKNLQKMMEFATTNGTGASIQNYQIPYNIIGKTGTTQNNGDGWFIGCSPEIVIGAWVGTLDKRVQFNSTRVGSGASTALPMVASIFKSMSSWRNPILTNFTYDFKYFPCPPFSEFSSEESNATFKNDSTYLKSLLLRDSILEVERLRKLDSIQQLDSLNINKIIE; this comes from the coding sequence ATGAATTTACAGCTCATCAATTTAAAAACCTTTTTTAAAGAAAAAATAAATTTTATTATAAAAAATCCTTTTAAATCAGCTCTTTATGGATTTTTATCAATCATTTTTTTATTGACATTTATTTTTATACTCACCTATTTGGGTGCTTTTGGAAAAATTCCTAAAGAAGCTGAATTGAAAAATTTAAAAAATCCTATTACATCAACTTTATATAGCAGTCAAAAGACGGTTTTAGCAACCTATTTTTTACAAAACAGATCAAATATCGATAGCACTGAATTGAATAATTATTTAATTGATGCGCTCGTTGCTACAGAAGATGTTCGATTTTACGAACACAAAGGGATTGATTATAAGAGTTATGCTCGTGTAATTATCAAATCGTTATTGTTGCAACAAGGCAAAGGTGGAGGAAGTACCATTACGCAACAAATCGCTAAAAATATTTTTGGTCGTAAAAAACAATATGTTTTATCGACTTTGATTAATAAAATGCGTGAGGTTATCATTGCCAGAAGATTAGAAAGTGTTTATACTAAAAATGAATTATTAGTATTGTATTTCAATACAGTTTCATTTGGTGAAAATTTATATGGTATAGAAAAAGCGTCACAACGATTTTTTAACAGAACTCCTAAAAAACTCTCTTTAGCTGAGTGTGCCACTTTAGTTGGTGTATTGAAAGCGCCTTCCTTTTACAATCCAAGAACACAACCAGAAAGATCAGAAAACAGACGAAATGTTGTTTTAAATCAAATGGTTAAATATGGTTATATTACTGAAAAAGAAGCTGAAAAACAAAAAAAACCTTTGAAATTACGTTATGTTCCGCCAGCAAAAATTTCATCGATTGCAAACTATTATAAAGAATTTGTAAAAAGCGAATTCAATGCTTGGGCAGAAAAAAATCCGACTAAAGAAGGTCATATTTATGATTTAGAATTAGATGGTTTAAAAATTTACACCACCATCAATCCTAGCGTTCAAACCTATGCTGAAAATGCTATGAAAAGAAACATGGACAGACTTCAAAATTTAATGGATTTGTATTGGACAAGTGCCACAACTCAAGGAGGTAAAGAGGCGTTTATCAAAAAACTCATCAATAATCATTCAGAGGTAAAAGCTTTGAGAGCAGCTAACAAATCAGAAGCTGAAATACAGCAATTTGTTTCTAATAAAAAATTAAGAAAATACTGGGAAATTGGTGAGGGTTATCAAAATAAAATACAATCGCTTCAAGATTCTATCATCAGTGCAATCAACAGATTACATACAGGAATTTTAGTTATGAATAGTAGAAATGGTGCTATTTTAGGCTATTTAGGAGGCATTGATTACGGATTTTCACAATATGATCAAATCCAAAATAAAAAACAAGTAGGCTCTACTTTTAAACCCATCACTTATTTAGCAGGTTTGGAAAGTGGAATTGATCCTTGCGATTTTTTTGATAATCAACCAATTACTTATAAAAAATATGACAATTGGAAACCAAGAAATGCGAATGGAAGTTATGGAGGAAGTTTTAGTACATATGGTGCTTTGGCAAATTCTGTAAATACAGCATCTGTAGCAATTCAGTTGAGAGCTGGCACAAATAGAGTTTTAGAACAAGCCAGAAAAATGGGAATTGAAGCTAAAATTCCGAAAGTCCCTTCCATTGTATTAGGCACTGCAGACATCAGTTTGTATGAAATGGTAAAAGCTTACGCATCAATATCTAATGGAGGAAATCAAGTAAATCCTTATATTATTGATAGAATTGAAGATCATAATGGTGTTGTTTTATACAAAGCAACTCCAAAATACAATGGCAGAGTAGCGAGCTATAATAGTATTAAAAATTTACAAAAAATGATGGAATTTGCAACCACAAATGGTACTGGAGCAAGTATTCAAAACTATCAAATTCCGTATAATATTATTGGAAAAACAGGCACAACACAAAACAATGGTGATGGTTGGTTTATTGGTTGTTCACCTGAAATTGTCATAGGAGCTTGGGTTGGTACTTTAGATAAAAGAGTACAATTTAATAGCACTCGTGTTGGTTCAGGAGCAAGTACTGCATTGCCAATGGTGGCAAGTATTTTTAAAAGTATGAGTAGTTGGAGAAATCCAATATTGACCAATTTTACATACGATTTCAAATATTTTCCTTGTCCGCCATTTAGTGAATTTTCTTCGGAAGAATCAAATGCAACGTTTAAAAATGATAGCACCTATTTAAAATCGCTGTTGCTTAGAGATTCAATTCTAGAAGTTGAGAGATTAAGAAAATTGGATAGCATTCAACAATTAGATAGTTTGAATATCAATAAGATTATTGAGTGA
- a CDS encoding TM2 domain-containing protein, producing MEAQKVDMFIMSNGKYFESHHVNSIRNSLIAADDSKWPMLSVTQFNDPSTILIVSIFAGQLGIDRFMIGDTGLGVGKLLTCGGLGIWAIIDWFMIQSATREKNMEKIQRILA from the coding sequence ATGGAAGCACAAAAAGTAGACATGTTCATCATGAGTAATGGAAAATATTTTGAAAGTCATCATGTAAATTCAATCAGAAATAGTTTGATTGCTGCTGATGATTCTAAATGGCCTATGTTATCAGTTACTCAGTTTAATGATCCTTCAACAATATTGATTGTTTCAATTTTTGCAGGGCAATTGGGTATTGATCGTTTTATGATTGGTGATACAGGTCTTGGTGTTGGAAAATTATTGACTTGTGGTGGTTTAGGAATTTGGGCAATTATTGATTGGTTTATGATTCAATCTGCTACAAGAGAAAAAAATATGGAAAAAATCCAACGAATTTTAGCATAA
- a CDS encoding DUF2752 domain-containing protein yields MSLTSNKLYVLITTACIVGYVWLFFHISANYTDFSNVKVCLVKEVTGIPCPSCGTTRGVISLTKGHFLEAIQTNPFSILVAMIMIFAPIWIGFDIITKKRTLFYNYQKVEKQLIKPKIAIILIVLVLLNWIWNIAKGL; encoded by the coding sequence ATGTCACTGACCAGCAACAAGTTGTATGTGCTAATTACTACAGCATGTATTGTTGGTTATGTTTGGTTGTTTTTTCATATTTCAGCAAATTATACTGATTTTAGTAATGTTAAAGTCTGTTTGGTTAAAGAAGTCACAGGCATACCTTGTCCGTCTTGTGGTACTACAAGAGGTGTAATTTCGTTAACAAAAGGCCATTTTTTGGAAGCGATTCAAACAAATCCTTTCAGTATTTTGGTTGCAATGATCATGATTTTTGCTCCAATTTGGATTGGTTTTGATATAATAACCAAAAAAAGAACCCTTTTTTATAATTATCAAAAAGTGGAAAAACAGCTAATAAAACCTAAAATTGCCATTATTTTAATTGTACTTGTGCTATTAAACTGGATTTGGAACATTGCAAAAGGCTTATGA
- a CDS encoding DUF4870 domain-containing protein produces the protein MIHIKKFSYEPGDHEAEKASNSYLMSLIAIISGLPLPIINLIATFIFYVGNRKSTYFVRWHCTQALVSQVSMLFINSVAFWWTIGIIFGEETLTNNYFGYMFTAFIFNFTEFIATIYTAIKARKGVHVEWWLYGPLTNLICKP, from the coding sequence ATGATACACATCAAAAAATTTAGTTACGAACCTGGAGATCACGAAGCTGAAAAAGCTTCTAACAGTTATTTAATGTCATTAATTGCCATTATTTCAGGATTGCCTTTACCAATTATAAATTTAATTGCCACTTTCATTTTTTATGTTGGAAATAGAAAATCAACCTATTTTGTTCGTTGGCATTGCACACAAGCATTGGTATCGCAAGTTTCTATGCTATTTATCAATAGTGTAGCTTTTTGGTGGACAATCGGAATTATTTTTGGAGAAGAAACATTGACAAATAATTATTTTGGCTATATGTTTACGGCCTTTATTTTTAATTTCACGGAGTTTATCGCAACAATTTACACTGCAATCAAAGCACGAAAAGGAGTTCATGTAGAATGGTGGTTGTATGGCCCATTAACAAATTTAATTTGCAAACCATGA
- a CDS encoding M48 family metallopeptidase, with translation MTEKTLTQLLITVLLFFATLFALQQVDWISLFKVEQITDKTEEKLGDLLWESFKASNTENKDVFLTKSLDSIVTRISDANEFDKDFFKVHVLNSDEVNAFALPNGHLVIYSGLIADIEHQDELVGVIGHEMAHIQMQHVMKKLIKEIGFSVLISITTGSAGGEIVKQAAKTLSSSAFDRSLEKEADIKSVDYLTNANVNPAPFADFLYRLSLADSQLPSIVSWISTHPDSKERAAYIIEYSKDKKTDFMPILSEKTWKKIQENLSFNVE, from the coding sequence ATGACAGAAAAAACACTCACGCAATTACTAATCACTGTATTGTTATTTTTTGCGACTTTGTTTGCTTTGCAACAGGTTGATTGGATTTCGCTCTTTAAAGTTGAACAAATTACTGATAAAACAGAAGAGAAATTAGGAGACCTTTTATGGGAATCTTTTAAAGCCTCAAATACTGAAAATAAAGATGTTTTTTTAACAAAATCGTTAGATAGTATTGTAACAAGAATTAGTGATGCGAATGAATTTGACAAAGATTTTTTCAAAGTCCATGTTTTAAATTCTGATGAGGTTAATGCATTTGCATTGCCTAATGGACATTTGGTTATTTACTCAGGATTGATTGCAGATATTGAGCATCAAGATGAATTGGTAGGTGTGATTGGTCATGAAATGGCACACATTCAGATGCAACATGTTATGAAAAAGTTGATCAAAGAGATTGGTTTTTCGGTTTTGATTTCAATAACAACAGGAAGTGCTGGAGGAGAGATTGTAAAACAAGCTGCAAAAACACTTTCATCATCTGCTTTTGATAGAAGTTTAGAAAAAGAAGCTGATATAAAATCAGTAGATTATTTGACAAATGCCAATGTAAATCCTGCTCCTTTTGCTGATTTTTTATACAGATTGTCTTTGGCTGACAGTCAATTACCATCCATTGTTTCTTGGATTAGTACGCATCCTGACTCTAAAGAGAGAGCAGCATATATCATTGAATATAGCAAAGATAAAAAGACAGATTTTATGCCTATTCTTTCTGAAAAAACTTGGAAAAAAATACAAGAAAATTTATCATTTAATGTTGAATAA
- a CDS encoding PAS domain-containing protein: MITSQLSSQFLDQSNELIWMVDSNFCLVYANRAYFSFTSDILGDEKKIAETVFSKGFDDHFIKKWKTYYNRAFNGETFEVDEDFFHHQAIDKHELRISFKPIFDDAKKIIAVACQSKESKTSIYQKFESNKLLDTSIDVYCVVNEHDFFTYVSAASYKNWGYLPEEMIGNSIHDFILQDDAKKTNQTISEIVNGNEVKSFFNRYRKKDGSTAYNLWSAKFDSATKLRYAVAKDAKEIIQEKRHLKLLESVITNTHDAVLITEAEPFDNPGPKIIYVNEAFTKMTGYTAEEVIGKTPRILQGPKSNYQELRKLGEALRKWQSYEITTINYKKNGEEFWVNFKINPVADETGWYTHWIAIERDVTESKIIEENLIKAKEIAEENELKMKEAQKLANLGSWYYDVINKKSNWSEETYRIWGLYPENTEIDLVDHKKLVHPKDWERFNSVINNATEKGIPYKMELELICPDDTYKKVNTIGEPIFDENHNVIAFRGTTQDITDRVIIENELRDAKERAEKSQYAMEQASKLAKIGYWEHNFITNKLTWSDYIYELYNLSPEVNNIKYLDAREFFDSQSQEKIIKATKELIKNGTPYDLELRMINSKNEEIFVRNVVQPVYNDDNEIIGKRGIIQNITTEKYLQDLNREVARMVKIGSWSVDLEKETVFWSEQIHELHETDSKTYKPNLHEGTNFYRADFRNMVESSIENAVNTGEGWDFEAVIVTAKKKEIWIRSIGNAEFINGKCIRLYGGLQDIDSRKQAEIRLQSLANNLPGVVFQYFIYTNGTDALKNVTKGSLQVWGFEPEEVMDNNQLVWDRIKIVGDYEKVQKTILESIEHKTKWSCRFKYVMPNGELKILLGRGTPNVLADGTIQFNSILLDVSQEAKNEELLKRYTLELERSNEELEQFAYVASHDLQEPLRMISSFMDLLKRKYADKIDEKGQQYINFATDGAKRMKNLILDLLEYSRAGRTNEVRENVDLDLLLFEFKELRRKIIEEKKATLVYDQLPTIQSYRVPLTQIFHCLLDNALNYSKTDCPPIVEISYKEDDSNFIFVIKDNGIGIHPNYHDKIFLIFQRLHNNDKFTGTGIGLSLVKRQVEYLGGSIWLESEEEKGTTFFIQIPKNIKQLQT, translated from the coding sequence ATGATAACAAGTCAACTTTCAAGTCAATTTTTAGACCAATCAAACGAACTTATTTGGATGGTTGATTCAAATTTTTGTCTGGTATATGCAAACAGAGCCTATTTTTCTTTTACATCTGATATTCTGGGAGATGAAAAAAAAATAGCAGAAACTGTTTTTTCGAAAGGGTTTGATGATCATTTCATAAAAAAATGGAAAACCTATTATAATAGAGCATTCAATGGCGAAACTTTTGAAGTTGATGAAGATTTTTTTCATCATCAAGCCATTGATAAACATGAACTACGTATCTCTTTTAAACCCATTTTTGATGATGCTAAAAAAATTATAGCAGTAGCGTGCCAATCAAAAGAAAGCAAAACTTCTATTTATCAAAAATTTGAATCTAACAAATTACTTGATACTTCTATTGATGTATATTGTGTTGTAAATGAACATGATTTTTTTACCTATGTAAGCGCAGCTTCCTATAAAAATTGGGGATATTTACCAGAAGAAATGATTGGAAATTCAATTCATGATTTTATCTTACAGGATGATGCAAAGAAAACCAATCAAACAATTTCTGAGATTGTAAATGGCAATGAAGTTAAATCATTTTTTAATCGCTATCGAAAAAAAGATGGCAGTACAGCTTATAATTTATGGTCAGCAAAATTCGATTCAGCTACAAAATTACGATATGCAGTTGCTAAAGATGCCAAAGAAATTATTCAAGAAAAGCGACATTTAAAGTTGCTAGAAAGTGTAATTACTAATACACATGATGCTGTTTTAATAACAGAAGCAGAACCATTTGATAATCCAGGGCCAAAAATCATTTATGTAAACGAGGCTTTTACAAAAATGACAGGTTATACTGCTGAAGAGGTTATTGGGAAAACACCCAGAATTCTTCAAGGACCAAAATCTAACTATCAAGAATTGCGAAAACTTGGAGAGGCATTAAGAAAATGGCAGTCATATGAGATAACTACAATCAATTACAAAAAAAATGGCGAAGAGTTTTGGGTAAATTTTAAAATAAATCCTGTAGCAGATGAAACAGGATGGTATACGCATTGGATTGCTATTGAAAGAGATGTTACTGAAAGCAAAATAATAGAAGAAAATTTAATTAAAGCCAAAGAAATAGCAGAAGAAAATGAGCTTAAAATGAAAGAAGCTCAAAAACTGGCTAATTTAGGAAGTTGGTATTATGATGTAATTAATAAAAAATCGAATTGGTCTGAAGAAACTTATCGTATTTGGGGATTATACCCCGAAAATACTGAAATTGATTTGGTTGATCATAAAAAATTAGTCCATCCAAAAGATTGGGAACGTTTCAATTCAGTTATCAATAATGCTACAGAAAAAGGTATTCCTTATAAAATGGAATTAGAACTTATTTGTCCTGATGATACTTACAAAAAAGTCAATACTATTGGTGAACCGATTTTTGATGAAAACCACAATGTAATTGCTTTTAGAGGAACTACTCAAGATATTACTGATAGAGTAATCATAGAAAATGAATTAAGAGACGCAAAAGAGAGAGCAGAGAAAAGCCAGTATGCAATGGAGCAAGCAAGTAAATTGGCTAAAATTGGTTATTGGGAACACAATTTTATTACAAACAAACTTACTTGGTCAGATTATATTTATGAATTGTATAATTTATCTCCTGAAGTAAACAATATTAAATATTTAGATGCTAGAGAATTTTTTGATAGTCAATCTCAAGAAAAAATTATCAAAGCAACCAAAGAACTCATCAAAAATGGCACTCCTTATGATTTAGAATTAAGAATGATTAATTCTAAAAACGAAGAAATTTTTGTCAGAAATGTAGTGCAACCTGTTTATAATGATGATAATGAAATCATAGGTAAAAGAGGAATCATTCAAAATATTACTACAGAAAAATATTTACAAGATTTAAATCGTGAAGTGGCTAGAATGGTAAAAATTGGAAGCTGGAGTGTTGATTTAGAGAAAGAAACAGTTTTCTGGTCAGAACAGATTCACGAGTTACATGAAACGGATTCAAAAACATACAAACCAAACTTACACGAAGGGACCAATTTTTACAGAGCTGATTTTAGAAATATGGTAGAATCAAGTATTGAAAATGCTGTAAATACTGGTGAAGGTTGGGATTTTGAAGCTGTAATTGTTACTGCTAAGAAAAAAGAAATTTGGATTCGCTCTATTGGAAATGCTGAATTTATTAATGGAAAATGCATTCGACTTTACGGAGGGTTGCAAGATATAGATAGCAGAAAACAAGCCGAAATTAGACTGCAATCATTGGCGAATAATTTACCTGGTGTTGTATTTCAATACTTTATTTATACAAACGGAACTGATGCATTGAAAAATGTAACTAAAGGTTCTTTACAAGTTTGGGGGTTTGAGCCTGAAGAAGTTATGGACAATAACCAATTGGTTTGGGATAGAATTAAAATCGTAGGAGATTATGAAAAAGTTCAAAAAACTATCTTAGAATCCATAGAACACAAAACAAAATGGTCATGTCGTTTTAAATATGTAATGCCAAATGGCGAATTAAAAATTCTTTTAGGAAGAGGAACACCTAATGTTCTTGCTGACGGTACAATACAATTTAACTCTATTTTGCTTGACGTTTCGCAAGAAGCTAAAAACGAAGAGTTGCTAAAACGTTATACTCTTGAACTAGAACGATCTAATGAAGAATTAGAACAATTTGCTTATGTGGCATCACATGATTTGCAAGAGCCCTTAAGAATGATATCTAGTTTTATGGATTTATTAAAACGAAAATATGCTGATAAAATTGATGAAAAGGGACAGCAATACATAAATTTTGCTACTGATGGAGCAAAACGAATGAAAAATTTAATTCTCGATTTGTTAGAATATTCAAGAGCAGGAAGAACTAATGAAGTTAGAGAAAATGTAGATTTAGACTTGTTACTATTCGAATTTAAAGAACTAAGACGAAAAATTATTGAAGAAAAAAAGGCAACATTAGTTTATGATCAATTACCTACAATACAATCCTATAGAGTTCCTTTAACACAAATTTTTCATTGTCTTCTAGATAATGCTCTAAATTATAGTAAAACAGATTGTCCTCCTATTGTAGAAATAAGTTATAAGGAAGATGATAGTAATTTTATATTTGTTATAAAAGATAATGGTATTGGTATTCATCCAAACTATCATGACAAAATATTTTTGATTTTTCAAAGACTTCACAACAATGATAAATTTACCGGAACTGGAATCGGATTGTCATTAGTTAAAAGACAAGTTGAATATTTAGGTGGCTCAATTTGGTTAGAATCGGAAGAAGAAAAAGGGACTACTTTTTTTATTCAAATTCCTAAAAACATCAAGCAATTACAAACGTGA
- a CDS encoding outer membrane beta-barrel protein: MTTFLFSQSPSSTNKEITLSGKVIDEATKQPLEYATIILKNTKTQKISGGITDANGLFSVQTAAGNYAISIEFISFKAIKIPAQNYTTNKNLGTFQLKDDTNSLDEVVIIAEKTTVDIRLDKKVFNIGKDLSIRGGNASDVLGNVPSVQVDVEGNVSLRGNDNVTILIDGRPSALVGINGAEALRQIPAEAIERVEVITSPSARYDAEGTAGILNIILRKNQLKGFNGSMQFDLGIPERYGSALNFNLRSKKWNFFTNTGFRYNAVPGNAFNDSEYFDSDAQNAKVVETRNFDRLGRSLFTSFGTEYFINDNSSIVANIVYNLGNDDDVNTNTINRFDSFGNINEATRRIENESEDEKRVQYTLDYVNNFDGKGKKLTASLQYSAEVEDILNEIPETNTQINFVDEIEKVIERQDENSALLQVDYIHPVGENIQYEAGYRGNYRDIFNGFFLEQTDFKNNKPTEILIDNNFNYKELVNAAYFQYGQKFNKISILGGLRYEYTSVEIDQIILNSPAKKNYGNLFPTVNIGIETKEGENVTIGYNRRIRRPRGRFLNPFPSRSSESNIFSGNVDLNPVLTDAFDVGYLKRWEKFTLSTSIYYNISNDNWEFIQENTGELTDNGDAVLRRFPVNLSTSERVGFEFTLNYKPFKVWNINSDFNLFHVTTDGDYTNPTTGFTQNFDFENTSYFIRLNQKISLPNKTDIQINSNYSGPSRNAQSRNKGIFSMDFAASKEIMKERASINFNISDVFNSRKRMSTTLIPGFTEQYSEFQWRERQISLSFIYRFNQTKIDKKKNGGQDYNGLDEFEG, translated from the coding sequence TTGACAACGTTCTTATTTTCTCAAAGTCCCTCTTCAACAAATAAAGAAATTACTCTCTCAGGAAAAGTTATTGATGAAGCAACAAAACAACCTTTAGAGTATGCAACTATCATTCTAAAAAATACCAAAACTCAAAAAATTTCTGGTGGTATTACTGATGCAAATGGACTATTTAGCGTGCAAACTGCTGCAGGAAATTATGCTATCAGCATTGAATTTATTTCATTCAAAGCAATTAAAATTCCAGCACAAAATTATACAACTAACAAAAACTTAGGAACTTTTCAACTTAAAGACGATACCAATAGTTTGGATGAAGTCGTAATAATTGCTGAAAAAACGACAGTTGACATTCGATTAGATAAAAAAGTATTCAATATCGGAAAAGATTTATCAATTCGTGGTGGAAACGCAAGTGACGTTTTAGGAAACGTGCCATCTGTACAAGTAGATGTAGAAGGAAATGTAAGTTTGCGTGGTAATGACAACGTAACAATTTTGATTGATGGAAGACCGAGCGCACTTGTAGGAATCAATGGTGCTGAAGCTTTACGTCAAATTCCAGCTGAGGCTATTGAGCGTGTTGAAGTAATTACTTCACCATCTGCAAGATATGATGCAGAAGGTACTGCAGGTATTTTGAATATTATTTTACGTAAAAATCAGTTGAAAGGATTTAACGGTTCTATGCAATTTGATTTAGGAATTCCTGAACGCTATGGAAGTGCTTTAAACTTTAATCTACGTTCAAAAAAATGGAATTTCTTTACCAATACAGGTTTTAGATACAATGCTGTTCCTGGAAATGCATTCAACGATTCTGAATATTTTGATTCTGATGCGCAAAATGCAAAAGTAGTAGAAACCAGAAATTTTGATAGATTGGGAAGATCTTTATTTACAAGTTTTGGAACGGAATATTTTATTAATGATAACTCAAGTATTGTAGCAAATATTGTTTACAATTTGGGTAATGATGATGATGTAAACACTAATACAATTAATAGATTTGATAGCTTTGGCAATATCAACGAAGCAACACGTCGTATTGAAAATGAAAGTGAAGATGAAAAAAGAGTACAATACACCTTAGATTATGTGAATAATTTTGATGGAAAAGGTAAAAAGCTTACAGCAAGTTTGCAGTACTCAGCTGAAGTAGAAGATATTTTAAATGAAATACCTGAAACTAATACTCAAATAAATTTTGTAGATGAAATTGAAAAAGTTATAGAAAGACAGGATGAAAATAGTGCCTTATTGCAAGTAGATTATATTCATCCAGTTGGAGAAAATATTCAATACGAAGCAGGTTATAGAGGAAATTATAGAGACATTTTTAATGGCTTTTTTCTTGAACAAACCGATTTTAAAAATAACAAGCCAACTGAAATTCTAATTGATAATAATTTCAATTATAAAGAATTGGTAAATGCTGCTTATTTTCAATACGGTCAAAAATTTAATAAAATTTCTATTTTAGGAGGATTGCGTTATGAATATACTTCTGTTGAAATTGATCAAATAATTTTAAACTCTCCCGCCAAAAAAAACTATGGGAATCTATTTCCAACAGTTAATATCGGAATTGAGACCAAAGAAGGTGAAAATGTAACTATTGGTTATAACAGAAGAATCAGACGTCCAAGAGGTCGTTTTTTAAATCCATTTCCAAGTCGTTCTAGTGAAAGTAATATTTTTAGTGGAAACGTAGATTTGAATCCTGTATTGACAGATGCTTTTGATGTAGGCTACCTAAAAAGATGGGAGAAATTCACACTAAGTACGTCTATCTATTACAATATTAGTAACGACAATTGGGAGTTTATTCAAGAAAACACGGGTGAACTTACAGACAATGGTGACGCTGTTTTAAGAAGATTTCCTGTTAATTTATCAACCTCTGAAAGAGTTGGTTTTGAATTTACATTGAATTACAAACCTTTTAAAGTTTGGAACATCAACAGTGATTTTAACCTGTTTCACGTAACTACTGATGGCGATTACACAAATCCAACTACAGGTTTTACTCAAAATTTTGATTTTGAAAACACTTCCTATTTTATCCGATTGAATCAAAAAATTTCATTGCCAAACAAAACAGATATCCAAATCAACTCCAACTATAGTGGTCCTTCACGAAATGCACAATCTAGAAATAAAGGAATTTTTAGTATGGATTTTGCCGCAAGTAAAGAAATCATGAAAGAAAGAGCTTCTATAAACTTTAATATTAGCGATGTTTTTAATAGTCGTAAAAGAATGAGCACTACATTAATTCCTGGTTTTACAGAACAATATAGTGAATTTCAGTGGAGAGAGCGTCAAATTAGTTTGAGTTTCATTTATCGTTTTAATCAAACAAAAATTGATAAAAAGAAAAACGGAGGTCAAGATTACAATGGTTTAGATGAATTTGAAGGTTAA